The Candidatus Rokuibacteriota bacterium genome segment GCGGCCGGCTCGACGCGGCCCCGGTCGCCCGGCTCCTGGGCGCGAGCGGCCCGGTGCTGGTTCGCGCCTTTGTCGCGGCCGTCGTCTCGTGTGATGCCGCGGCGTGCCTGGAGGCCGTTGACCAGGCGGTCCGGGAGGGCGATGACCTCGCCGGGCTCTGCCGCGACGTGGTGGAAGCTGTGCGCTTGCTGTTACTGCTGAAGGTGGCGCCGGACTCCGTCGGGTCCCGGCTCGCTCCGGGTGAGGTGGCGGAGCTGGACGCCCTCGCCGAGCGCACCGGCGTGGACGAGCTTCTGTATCTCCTGCGGGCCTTCCTCGAGGCTGAAGCCGAAATCCGCCGGTCGCCCAACCCGCGCGTGGAGCTCGAGATCGCGGCGGTGCGGGTGACCCGCCGTCCGGTGCCCGCGGCGATCGAAGCGGTTCTGGCCCGCGTTGAGGAAGCGGAGGCCCGGCTCCGCCAGATGGCGATCACCGGCTCGGCCCCGTCCAAGGCCCAGACGGCTCAGGAGAGCCTCTTCGTGGGCGAGGATGCGGCTCCGCCAACCGTCGCGCCTCCTCGCCCGGCTGAGCGCCCGGTCGCTCCCGCGCCCGTGGACCCACCGGGTCAGGCGCCGGCATCAGACCCGGGCGAAGGGTTCGAGGCCGGATGGGAGCGCGTGGTGGACGAAGTGACGAAGACGAAGCCCACCCTGGGCACCGTGCTTCAGCAGTCCACGCCGGTGGCCCTTCGCGAGGGACAGCTCGTGCTTTCGCTGATGGGGAACCACTTCCACGCCGATCTCCTCGGCGATCGCAATAACCGGGAGCTGGTCACGGAGGCTGTGCAGCGACACATCCCCGGCGCCACGCGGATCGAGGTGACGACCGCGTCGGCGCCCTCCGGGCCAGGCCAGGAGCACCCTCTGGTGCAGACGGCGCTCGGGATCTTTCAAGGCGAGGTCGTGGCGGTGAAGCCGCGAAACCAGGAAGGAGGAGCCATCCCGTGAAGGGCTTTGGTAATCTGATGAAGGAGGCCCAGAAGCTCCAGGCCCAGCTCGAGGCCATGCGCGAGGAGATCGCGAAGAGGACGGTGGAGGCCACCGCGGGCGGCGGGATGGTGACGGTGGAGGCGAATGGCAATCAGGAGATCCTCTCGATCAAGATCGACCGCGAGGTCATCAGCCCGGACGATCCGCAGATGCTTGAGGACCTGGTCCTCGCCGCCGTGAACGAAGCCCTCCGCAAGGCGCGCGAGCTGGTGGCCGCCGAGATGGGAAAGCTGACCGGGGGGCTCAAGATTCCCGGCCTGACGCCGTAGGGGCGGTGTTGGCCTACTATCCCGACCCGGTCGCCCGGCTTATCGAGGCACTGCAGAAGCTCCCGGGCATCGGTCCCAAGACGGCCCAGCGGCTGACCTTCTTTCTCCTGAAGCGCCCCGCCGACGAAGTCCAGGCCCTCTCCCAGGCCCTCACCCAGCTCAAGAGCGAGATCGTCCACTGCTCGGTGTGCTTCAACGTGACCGACCGGGATCCGTGCCGCATCTGCAACGACCCGGGGCGCGACGGCCGCCTCCTCTGCGTCGTCGAGGAGCCCAACGACCTCCTCGCGATGGAGCGGACGGGTCAGTTCCGCGGCCGCTACCACGTGCTGCTGGGCGCGCTCTCGCCGCTCGACGGGATCGGGCCCGAGGACCTCAAGGTGCGCGAGCTGCTGGCCCGGCTCGAGGCCGGGCCGGTCGAGGAGTTGATCCTGGCGACCAACCCGAACGTGGAAGGCGAGGCGACGGCGATCTATCTGGCCAAGCTCCTGAAGCCCCTCGTCCCCCGCATCACGCGGATCGCGCGGGGCCTCCCCGTCGGCGGCGATCTTGAATACGCCGACGAGGTCACCCTCGCCAAGGCGTTGGAGGGGCGGAAGGAGATGGGGTAGAGCATTGGTCGCCGCCATCCTCAGCGACGCCAGGCCGGTCGAGGTCGGCGGGACGATCCTGAATGGCGTAGGAGAGGGAGGAGGGCCGTGGCGCTGACATTCCGGAAGCTTCACCCGCACTTCGTCGCCGAGGTGAGCCCGGTGGATCTTCGCCGGGTCCACGATCGCGAAACGCTCGCCGGGATCCGGGCCGGGTTGGACGAGTACGCCGTCCTCGTCTTCCGCGATCAGCCGTTCACCGACGACGAGCAGCTCGCGTTCGCCCAGCGACTGGACGGCCGGCTCCACACAAAGACGGGGAGCAGCGTGCTGCACAAGAGTCGCCTGGGGAACGAGGCGCTCTCCGACATCTCGAACCTCGACGAGCACGGCGAGATCCTGCGGCTCGACGATCGCCGTCGCGTGTACGGGCTCGGCAACCGCCTGTGGCACACCGACGCGTCGTTCCAGGATCCGCCCGGGCGCTACTCGATGCTGTCGGCGCGGGCCGTGCCCCCTGTCGCCGCCGACACCGAGTTTGCCGACACGCGGGCCGCCTACGACGCCCTCGACGCGGAGACGAAGGCGCGGCTCGAGGGGCTGCGCGCCCACCACTCGATCGCGTACTCGCGCCAGACCCTCGGGTTCGAGTTCTCCGAGGAGGAGCAGGAGAAGCTGAAGGGGGCGGTCCATCCGCTCGTCCGGACGATCCCGCGCTCGGGCCGCCGTTCGCTCTACATCGCCTCGCACGCGTCGAGGATCATCGGCCGGCCGGTCCCCGAGGGCCGGCTGCTCCTCAGGGACCTCATCGAGCACGCGACCCAGCCGCAGTTCGTCTACCGTCATTCGTGGCGCGTGGGAGACTTCGTGATCTGGGACAACCGCGCCACGATGCATCGCGCGCGGGCGTTCGACGACACCCAGTACCGCCGTGAGCTCCGTCGCGTGACGACGCTCGACATCGACGAGCCGGCGGCGCCTGGGAGCGTGTCGGCGTAATACCCTTCGAGCGCGCGGCCACGCCTTCCGGCGCGGGTACCCGGGGCCGGGGCTTGGAGGGGCGCAAGGAGATGGGGTAGAATAGCGTTACTCCCCGGTAGCTCAACCGGTAGAGCAGGTGGCTGTGGGCCACTGCAGCGTCCACGGGAAACTGTGGATGGAACATCGGGTGAATTCAGGGAAGCCTACCCCGAAGCCGTCGCGCTTCGGCACGGTAACCCTGAGCGAAGCCTGCCGAAGGGCCAATGCGTAGGCAGGAACGTGCAGAGACTAGAGGCTGAGGAGCCCATCCCAATAACGCCTCATCAGCGCCCGACACCCTCCCTTGACGCCGAGCTCAAGAAGGGTGAAGAGATAGTCCGAGCCCGGTAGAAATGCCGGGGCACTCGTAACCACAAGGTTGCAGGTTCGAGTCCTGCCCGGGGAGCCAGCTCTCACGAAGGCCGCCGGGGTGTTCGCCGGCGGCTTTCGGCTTGCTTCGTTGGTGGCCGGGAATATTGACCGCCTCCCACGCTGTTGATGGGTTAAGGCGTTCTCGGCCTTCGGGCCCACCCAACCTGATCTACGCGGAGTAAGGAGGGTCTTATGGCAACGCGACTTCGTTCCCTCAAGCTCGGCGAGGCCCCGGATCCCGCCGTCAACGGCATCATTCAGTTCTCCAGGGATGGCTTCGGCGACACCCAGATGTTCGGGCTGATCGCCCGGCGCCCCGAGCTGCTCAAACGCATCGCCGCCGTGTTCGAGTACCTCTTCGGCGGGGGCGGGCTGGTGGAGCCCCCGCTGCTGGAGATGATGCGGATCCGGACCGGCCACCTGAACGCCTGCACGTACTGAGCGACGGTCCGACTCGCTCCGGTGAGCGAGCAGGTGAAGCCCAAGGAGCCGGCCATCGGCGTATCCGATATCAGCCGGCTCACGAAGGCAGAGGCCCTCGCCAAGCTGGCCCACAAGATCGACGAGAGCAAACTCTCGCGGCGCGAGGCCCTGGCCATCGAGCTGGTGGACCGGATGGTCGCGGATCCGCACACGGTGGATGAGCGCTTCTTCGGCCAGCTCAAGGGGAGCTTCTCGGAGGACGAGCTGATCGAGCTGGTGTTCGCGGCGGCCCTCTTCATCTGGGGCAACCACTTCAACATCACGATGCGCGTGGACACGGATCCCGAGAGCGCCTACCCGCACAACCTCGCGTACGCCGAGACGGCGCCGGCGGGCCGGTCGCGCGCCGGAGGATAGCCATGGCCCGGGTCCCGTACCTCGACCGCGACCAGGTTCCGCCCGAGCTTCAGACCGTGTACGACACCACGCAGAAGGCGATCGGGCGGGTTCCGAACTTCCACAAGGTGCTGGCCCATTCGCCGAAGGCCCTGACCGGCTACCTGGGCCTGAGCGCCGCGCTCAGGGAGATGAAGCTGGACGCGAAGCTGCGGGAGCTGGCCTATCTCAAGAGCGCGCAGTTGAACCACTGCCACTATTGATTCACCCACCACACGACCCTCGGGCTGAGGGTGGGACTCGCGAAGGCGCAGATCGACGGGCTCGCCAGCTACGCGTCAGACCCGGCGTACACGGAGCTGGAGCGACTGGTGATCCGCTACGCGGAGCAGCTCACGAGCAAGGTCGACACGGACGAGGCGCTCCACGCCGAGCTGAAGAAGCACCTGTCCGACCGGGAGCTGGTCGAGCTGGCCGTGACGGTCGCCACGGCCAACTTCACGAACCGCATCAACGAGTCGCTCAAGACCGACCTGGAAGCCTAGAGATCCTGGACCCGGGAGCTCGGCGGTGATCACCGCGCCTGTCCCGACCGACCGGGTGATCCTGGACGTCCGGCCAGGGCCGAAGCTCGACGCACTCCAGACGCGCGGGGAGCGCCTCGCCTTCTGGATCAACGCCTACAACGCGCTGGTGGGCGACGGGATCACCGCGCTGGGGATCCGCGAGTCGGTCTGGGAGGCGCCCGACTTCTTCGCGCGGATCAGCTACCGTTTCGGCGGGCTCGTGTTCAGCGCCGACGAGATCGAGCACGGCGTGCTCCGGGGAAACCGCCCCAACCCGCTCTCGGGGGTGGCGCCGTTTCCAGCGGATGATCCCCGGCTGGCGCATGCGGTCACACCCCTCGATCCGCGGGTCCATTTCGCGATCAGCTGCGGGGCCCGGTCGTGCCCCCGGGTGCGGGGGTATCACGGGCTGGGGCTTGACGCACAGTTGGACGAGGCGGCGCGGGCCTTCGTGAACCGGGAGGTGACGCTGGACGGGCAGATCCTGACCGCGTCGCCGATCTTCAAGTGGTTCCGCGCCGATTTCGACGACTTTCCCGGGGGTCTCGCGGGGTTTCTCGCGCAGTACCTTGACGAGGGACCGGTTCGCCGGGCTCTCTTCGGCCAGGGCGTAGCCCGCCTGGCCTGGCGCCCCTACGACTGGCGGCTTCCCCTCCCGATGCCGGCGGGCGGTGCCGGGGCGGAGTGATGGATCGCTCCGGCCTCAGGCTCGGCGCCCTCGCGGGGCTCCTCGGAATCTCCTGCTGCGTGACTCCGACGGTGCTGGTGCTGCTGGGGCTGGCGTCGGTGTCGTTCGCGATCAGCCTGGGGAACACGCTCTACTACGAGTACGGCTGGTACTTCCGCGGCGCCGCCATCGTCCTCGCGGTGGCCGGTGCTGTCCGGATCCTGCGGCGCCGAAACGCGTGCACGCTGGCGGGCGCTCGGGCGCAGTGGATGTTCCTTGCGACGGTCGTGGTGGCGATGGTGGTCGTGTACGTCGCGCTGTACTGGCTGACCTCGTCCCTGGCCCGCGCCGCCTCCTGACCTCGGGCACGTTCGTCCTACCCGGTGCCCGGCGTCATTGGCTCGATCCGGCGTCGATGAGATCGGCGGGACA includes the following:
- the dnaX gene encoding DNA polymerase III subunit gamma/tau; the protein is LCTSRDGPEPCGRCGLCQEVQAGTAVDVIEIDGASNRGIDEIRTLRENVRYAPARGRYKVYIIDEVHMLTEPAFNALLKTLEEPPPHVVFVLATTDARRIPLTILSRCQRFDFKPIPPEVLTASLERVLAEEQIAYDRSALPLLVRGAEGSLRDVLSLLDTALAYGGGRLDAAPVARLLGASGPVLVRAFVAAVVSCDAAACLEAVDQAVREGDDLAGLCRDVVEAVRLLLLLKVAPDSVGSRLAPGEVAELDALAERTGVDELLYLLRAFLEAEAEIRRSPNPRVELEIAAVRVTRRPVPAAIEAVLARVEEAEARLRQMAITGSAPSKAQTAQESLFVGEDAAPPTVAPPRPAERPVAPAPVDPPGQAPASDPGEGFEAGWERVVDEVTKTKPTLGTVLQQSTPVALREGQLVLSLMGNHFHADLLGDRNNRELVTEAVQRHIPGATRIEVTTASAPSGPGQEHPLVQTALGIFQGEVVAVKPRNQEGGAIP
- a CDS encoding YbaB/EbfC family nucleoid-associated protein, coding for MKEAQKLQAQLEAMREEIAKRTVEATAGGGMVTVEANGNQEILSIKIDREVISPDDPQMLEDLVLAAVNEALRKARELVAAEMGKLTGGLKIPGLTP
- the recR gene encoding recombination protein RecR produces the protein MAYYPDPVARLIEALQKLPGIGPKTAQRLTFFLLKRPADEVQALSQALTQLKSEIVHCSVCFNVTDRDPCRICNDPGRDGRLLCVVEEPNDLLAMERTGQFRGRYHVLLGALSPLDGIGPEDLKVRELLARLEAGPVEELILATNPNVEGEATAIYLAKLLKPLVPRITRIARGLPVGGDLEYADEVTLAKALEGRKEMG
- a CDS encoding TauD/TfdA family dioxygenase — encoded protein: MALTFRKLHPHFVAEVSPVDLRRVHDRETLAGIRAGLDEYAVLVFRDQPFTDDEQLAFAQRLDGRLHTKTGSSVLHKSRLGNEALSDISNLDEHGEILRLDDRRRVYGLGNRLWHTDASFQDPPGRYSMLSARAVPPVAADTEFADTRAAYDALDAETKARLEGLRAHHSIAYSRQTLGFEFSEEEQEKLKGAVHPLVRTIPRSGRRSLYIASHASRIIGRPVPEGRLLLRDLIEHATQPQFVYRHSWRVGDFVIWDNRATMHRARAFDDTQYRRELRRVTTLDIDEPAAPGSVSA
- a CDS encoding carboxymuconolactone decarboxylase family protein — encoded protein: MARVPYLDRDQVPPELQTVYDTTQKAIGRVPNFHKVLAHSPKALTGYLGLSAALREMKLDAKLRELAYLKSAQLNHCHY
- a CDS encoding DUF547 domain-containing protein translates to MITAPVPTDRVILDVRPGPKLDALQTRGERLAFWINAYNALVGDGITALGIRESVWEAPDFFARISYRFGGLVFSADEIEHGVLRGNRPNPLSGVAPFPADDPRLAHAVTPLDPRVHFAISCGARSCPRVRGYHGLGLDAQLDEAARAFVNREVTLDGQILTASPIFKWFRADFDDFPGGLAGFLAQYLDEGPVRRALFGQGVARLAWRPYDWRLPLPMPAGGAGAE